AGACCTGAGACAGAGGAGGGAAAACAGTATCATATAGATTTAAAAAAAGGTGATCTTGCTAGATATGTTTTAACTCCAGGTGATCCAGGAAGAGTCGATAGAATTTTAAAAACATGGGATGAAGGAGAAATAAAGGCGTTTCATAGAGAATATAAATCTGCAACTGGAAAATATAAGGGAGTACAGATTTCAGCTTTATCAACAGGTATAGGAGCTGTCTCTTATACACATCT
The sequence above is drawn from the Caldisericia bacterium genome and encodes:
- a CDS encoding uridine phosphorylase, with product MAERFKGADRPETEEGKQYHIDLKKGDLARYVLTPGDPGRVDRILKTWDEGEIKAFHREYKSATGKYKGVQISALSTGIGAVSYTHL